A single region of the Anaerostipes rhamnosivorans genome encodes:
- the ytvI gene encoding sporulation integral membrane protein YtvI, whose amino-acid sequence MRRWEIYLEIFMELLVIAGGAFLLIFVLPKCIGFLWPFVAAWIVAMLAHPVISFLEDKVRLPKQFGSALIIIAVIAGLIALISFIVSQLAQQIVGFAASLPDLRETVQTQLMNLKEQMLHLMESLPYGFGDKFDTMLGSTDKVLDKVVGAIGNYGMEHSGNVAKGMTSGFIGTVVMFFAAYLFIVDKEKIMQGYEKHVPKMVRHKIGIFYHNTLGVLASYCWAQVKIMVIIIAILWIGFILAGISYAFFLAVVIAILDVLPILGTGTAIIPWALYKILTGDIKTAVILLIIYVICLVTKQVLQPKMMGDSMGISPLTTLFLIYIGLKLSGIGGMLLALILGIFVYNLYKLGVFDRKIAFFQRRIEMLTINSEKEEEQIREELEKVEREGKE is encoded by the coding sequence ATGAGACGTTGGGAAATATACTTAGAAATTTTTATGGAACTTCTTGTGATTGCGGGAGGGGCATTTTTGCTGATCTTTGTTCTGCCGAAGTGCATCGGCTTTTTATGGCCTTTTGTGGCTGCCTGGATCGTTGCGATGCTGGCTCATCCGGTTATCTCTTTTCTAGAAGATAAGGTCCGGCTGCCCAAACAGTTTGGCTCGGCGCTGATCATCATCGCGGTTATAGCAGGCCTGATCGCTCTAATCTCTTTTATCGTCAGCCAGCTGGCACAGCAGATCGTTGGATTTGCAGCCAGTCTTCCGGATCTCAGGGAGACAGTTCAGACCCAGCTTATGAATCTAAAGGAGCAGATGCTCCATTTGATGGAGTCCCTGCCGTATGGTTTCGGGGACAAGTTTGATACCATGCTTGGTTCCACGGACAAAGTGCTGGACAAGGTGGTGGGAGCTATTGGAAACTACGGAATGGAGCATTCCGGCAATGTTGCCAAAGGAATGACCAGCGGATTTATTGGGACGGTTGTGATGTTCTTTGCTGCGTATCTTTTTATTGTGGATAAGGAGAAGATCATGCAGGGATATGAAAAGCATGTTCCAAAGATGGTACGCCATAAGATTGGAATCTTTTACCACAATACTTTGGGTGTGCTGGCAAGTTACTGCTGGGCCCAGGTGAAGATCATGGTCATTATTATTGCCATCCTATGGATCGGATTTATCCTTGCAGGAATCAGCTATGCTTTTTTTCTCGCTGTTGTGATCGCAATCCTGGACGTACTGCCGATCCTTGGTACGGGGACAGCCATTATTCCATGGGCACTCTATAAGATTCTCACCGGGGATATCAAGACGGCTGTGATCCTATTGATCATTTATGTGATCTGTCTTGTGACAAAACAGGTGCTGCAGCCGAAGATGATGGGGGACAGCATGGGAATTTCTCCGCTCACGACACTGTTTTTGATTTATATTGGATTAAAACTTTCCGGAATCGGAGGCATGCTTTTGGCCCTGATCCTTGGTATCTTCGTGTACAATTTGTATAAGCTCGGGGTGTTTGACCGGAAGATTGCATTTTTCCAGAGGCGGATTGAGATGCTGACCATCAACAGTGAGAAGGAAGAAGAGCAGATAAGAGAAGAACTTGAGAAAGTGGAAAGAGAGGGTAAGGAATGA
- a CDS encoding pyridoxal phosphate-dependent aminotransferase, whose translation MLSKKVLELSGQHSVIRDIFEFGMERAKEVGAENVFDFSIGNPSVPAPKEVDDTAVKYIQDGDPVAVHGYTSNAGIYEVRDAVAKSLNRRFSTDYRADNIFMTIGAAAAIGICFKSLVDGPEDEIITFAPYFPEYQVYAQGAGCKLTVIPAETDSFQIDFERLEAAISEHTKAVLINSPNNPSGAVYSEETIKRLAKLLETKQKEIGHSIYIISDEPYREIVYDGIKLPHIPSYYNNTLVCYSFSKSLSIPGERIGYIIAPSQAEDFDDLLAVFIAAGRLLSYVSVPALYQKVVGDCVDLTSDLSVYQANKDLFYHALIEMGYECVEPGGAFYLFPKALEPDANAFCERAKKYDLLMVPGDSFGCPGYVRISYCVPTERIEKALPLFQQLIDEYKER comes from the coding sequence ATGTTATCAAAAAAAGTATTAGAATTGTCCGGCCAGCATTCTGTGATCCGGGATATCTTTGAATTCGGGATGGAAAGAGCCAAGGAAGTGGGAGCTGAAAATGTATTTGACTTCAGCATTGGAAATCCTTCTGTTCCCGCCCCGAAAGAGGTGGATGACACAGCGGTAAAGTACATACAAGACGGAGATCCTGTGGCAGTACACGGCTACACCAGCAATGCCGGCATTTATGAGGTCAGGGATGCTGTTGCCAAGTCTCTGAACCGCAGGTTTTCAACCGACTACAGGGCAGACAATATCTTTATGACCATCGGAGCGGCTGCGGCCATCGGCATCTGTTTTAAAAGTCTTGTGGACGGGCCCGAAGATGAGATCATCACCTTTGCCCCGTACTTTCCCGAGTATCAGGTGTATGCCCAGGGGGCAGGATGTAAGCTTACGGTGATCCCGGCAGAGACAGATTCCTTTCAGATTGATTTTGAAAGGCTTGAGGCAGCCATCAGTGAACATACAAAAGCAGTGTTGATCAACTCTCCTAACAATCCATCGGGAGCGGTCTATTCAGAAGAGACGATTAAACGACTGGCGAAACTCCTGGAGACAAAACAGAAAGAGATAGGACACAGCATTTATATCATATCAGATGAGCCTTACAGGGAGATCGTGTATGATGGTATTAAGCTGCCGCACATTCCTTCTTATTATAATAATACACTGGTCTGCTATTCCTTCAGCAAATCCCTTTCCATTCCGGGAGAGAGGATCGGATATATCATAGCGCCCAGCCAGGCCGAGGATTTTGATGATCTTTTGGCAGTTTTTATCGCTGCGGGAAGGCTTCTCTCCTATGTGAGCGTCCCTGCCCTTTATCAGAAGGTTGTGGGCGATTGTGTAGATCTTACCTCTGACTTGTCTGTCTATCAGGCAAATAAAGATCTGTTTTATCACGCGTTGATTGAGATGGGTTATGAGTGTGTGGAGCCGGGAGGGGCCTTTTATCTGTTTCCAAAAGCCTTGGAACCGGACGCCAACGCATTTTGTGAAAGGGCAAAGAAATACGATCTTCTTATGGTTCCTGGAGACAGTTTTGGCTGTCCGGGTTACGTGAGGATCTCTTACTGTGTACCCACAGAACGTATTGAGAAAGCACTGCCGCTGTTTCAACAGCTGATTGATGAATACAAGGAGAGATAA
- the dapB gene encoding 4-hydroxy-tetrahydrodipicolinate reductase: MIKVMMHGCNGAMGQVISKIIDESDSAVMAAGVDFKDDGHNPYPVFKNLDDCNVDVDVIIDFSSSKATDRLLNYVTEKQIPLVLCTTGLSEEQIQKVQETSKKTAVLRSANMSLGVNVLLKLVNTAAKVLAEADFDIDIVEKHHKLKVDAPSGTALALADAVNEALHNEYEYVYDRSQRRIQRPKKEIGISAVRGGTIVGQHDVIFAGQDEVIEFHHTAYSKAIFGKGAVSAAIYLAGKPAGMYDMSDVIG; this comes from the coding sequence ATGATAAAAGTAATGATGCACGGCTGCAACGGAGCCATGGGACAGGTGATCAGCAAGATCATCGATGAATCTGACAGCGCCGTGATGGCAGCCGGAGTGGACTTTAAGGACGATGGACACAATCCTTATCCTGTGTTTAAGAATCTGGACGACTGCAATGTGGATGTGGATGTCATTATCGACTTTTCATCTTCCAAAGCAACAGACCGTCTGCTGAACTATGTGACAGAGAAGCAGATCCCGCTTGTACTCTGTACAACGGGCCTCAGCGAAGAACAGATTCAAAAGGTTCAGGAGACAAGTAAAAAAACAGCGGTTTTGAGGTCTGCCAATATGTCTCTTGGTGTTAATGTTTTATTAAAGCTTGTAAATACGGCGGCGAAAGTGCTGGCGGAGGCAGACTTTGACATCGATATCGTAGAAAAGCACCATAAGCTCAAGGTGGATGCGCCGTCGGGAACCGCACTTGCTCTAGCGGATGCGGTGAATGAAGCACTTCACAATGAATATGAGTACGTCTACGACCGAAGCCAGAGGAGGATTCAACGTCCGAAAAAGGAAATCGGCATCTCAGCAGTCCGCGGAGGAACCATTGTCGGACAGCATGATGTAATTTTTGCCGGGCAGGATGAGGTTATTGAATTTCATCACACGGCATATTCCAAGGCCATTTTTGGAAAAGGAGCGGTCAGCGCAGCGATCTATCTGGCAGGGAAACCGGCAGGTATGTATGACATGAGCGACGTGATCGGTTAA
- a CDS encoding DUF5688 family protein, with protein MLNSQEFLDYVEEHILEYVSDPEEKKATIRQITKNNNISLHGLCIGKAKETCQPIIYVDSFFTEYQNGADLGELLCRMGALYEESGSDCPIESDLYRDYSYMKGHLFFRLVNYEKNKKLLEDCPYERVEDLAVTFRWFAHHDRDGMASALIRSQDLKLWGITREQLIRDAKENTEKAFPALLRPMEQIFPQMKGGREKLYVLSNREGINGAGAVLYQGVLERFSEQIQGGFYILPSSIHEVLLVPEEDGSDPLALAKLVKEVNRTVVEKDEILSDRVYYYEKGQNLFMTKV; from the coding sequence ATGTTGAACAGTCAAGAATTCTTAGATTATGTAGAGGAGCATATATTAGAGTATGTCAGTGATCCGGAAGAGAAAAAGGCCACTATACGGCAGATCACGAAGAATAATAACATCAGCTTGCATGGTCTGTGTATTGGAAAAGCAAAAGAGACCTGCCAGCCCATTATCTATGTAGATTCTTTTTTTACAGAGTACCAAAACGGTGCTGATCTGGGAGAGCTTTTGTGCAGAATGGGCGCACTCTATGAGGAGAGTGGGAGCGACTGCCCGATAGAATCTGATCTGTACAGGGATTACAGTTATATGAAGGGGCACCTGTTCTTTAGGCTCGTAAATTATGAGAAGAATAAAAAACTGCTGGAGGACTGTCCTTATGAGCGTGTGGAGGACCTTGCAGTCACATTCCGTTGGTTTGCCCACCATGACAGGGATGGAATGGCCAGTGCGCTCATACGCAGCCAGGATCTCAAGCTTTGGGGCATCACCAGGGAGCAACTCATAAGAGATGCAAAAGAGAACACGGAAAAGGCCTTCCCTGCGCTGCTCCGCCCTATGGAGCAGATCTTCCCGCAGATGAAGGGCGGCAGGGAAAAGCTGTATGTATTATCCAATAGGGAAGGGATCAACGGAGCAGGGGCTGTGTTGTACCAAGGTGTCCTGGAACGCTTTTCCGAGCAGATCCAGGGAGGATTTTATATCCTTCCCAGCAGCATTCATGAAGTACTTTTGGTGCCGGAAGAGGACGGAAGCGACCCTTTGGCTCTTGCAAAACTGGTCAAGGAAGTAAACCGTACTGTGGTAGAAAAAGATGAGATTTTGTCTGACAGGGTTTACTATTACGAAAAGGGACAGAATTTATTTATGACAAAAGTGTGA
- a CDS encoding cob(I)yrinic acid a,c-diamide adenosyltransferase, whose amino-acid sequence MKGRVEVYCGQGKGKTSSALGHCIKAAGQGKQVIIVQFLKGKDTEEISFIRRLEPEIQLFSFEKYDQHYMDLTPEQKKEQEHFIGNGLCYTKKVIDTRQCDVLVLDEVLGLLDLGLLTEKELVALIAGRDEELEVIMTGRSLPDSLKDWADDIYCISTIKES is encoded by the coding sequence ATGAAAGGACGAGTGGAAGTTTACTGCGGACAGGGCAAGGGGAAGACATCGTCTGCCTTAGGCCACTGTATTAAAGCAGCAGGACAGGGGAAGCAAGTCATTATTGTTCAATTCCTGAAAGGAAAAGACACGGAAGAAATCAGCTTTATCAGACGCCTGGAACCAGAGATTCAGCTGTTCAGCTTTGAAAAGTATGACCAGCACTACATGGATTTGACTCCTGAACAGAAAAAAGAACAGGAGCACTTCATTGGAAACGGTCTCTGTTATACAAAAAAGGTCATCGACACAAGACAGTGTGATGTCTTAGTGTTGGATGAGGTACTCGGACTTTTGGATCTCGGACTTCTCACAGAGAAGGAACTGGTGGCACTGATCGCCGGCAGGGATGAGGAACTGGAAGTCATCATGACAGGGAGAAGCCTGCCCGATTCCCTAAAGGACTGGGCGGATGACATCTACTGTATCAGCACAATAAAAGAATCATAA
- the dapA gene encoding 4-hydroxy-tetrahydrodipicolinate synthase — MAIFTGAGVALITPMKEDLSVDYDQLERVIDDQIKNGTDSIIICGTTGEASTMSHKEQIEVVAACVSCVNKRVPVIAGAGANCTDEALYLAKESERVGSDGLLVVTPYYNKATQAGLVEYYESIGNSVNIPILMYNIPGRTGVNIQADTTAKIFKSVENIVGMKEASGNLSQVADALYLTDGEIDMYSGNDDQILPILSLGGKGVISVLSNIAPQETHDLVMKFLNGDVKGSQELQMKYMDVIHKLFCEVNPIPVKRAMAELGYGANAVRRPLTEMEEDHAQELIEAMKKVGIL, encoded by the coding sequence ATGGCTATTTTTACTGGGGCCGGCGTTGCGTTGATTACGCCGATGAAAGAGGACTTATCAGTAGACTACGACCAGCTTGAGAGGGTCATTGACGACCAGATCAAGAATGGTACAGACAGTATCATCATCTGCGGGACCACAGGGGAAGCGTCCACAATGTCTCATAAAGAACAGATAGAAGTGGTTGCCGCATGTGTTTCCTGTGTCAACAAACGCGTTCCGGTCATTGCCGGTGCCGGTGCTAATTGCACAGATGAAGCCCTTTATCTTGCCAAGGAGTCGGAAAGAGTCGGAAGCGACGGGCTTTTAGTAGTAACTCCATATTATAATAAAGCGACACAGGCCGGTTTAGTTGAATATTACGAAAGCATTGGAAACTCAGTGAACATTCCGATTCTTATGTATAATATCCCGGGAAGAACCGGTGTGAACATTCAGGCCGATACAACAGCCAAGATTTTTAAATCTGTAGAAAATATCGTAGGTATGAAAGAAGCCAGCGGAAACCTTTCCCAGGTGGCGGATGCGCTTTATCTGACAGACGGGGAGATTGATATGTACTCTGGAAATGATGACCAGATACTTCCAATCTTGTCTCTCGGAGGAAAAGGTGTAATCTCTGTACTGTCTAATATTGCTCCTCAGGAGACTCATGATCTGGTCATGAAGTTCTTAAATGGAGATGTAAAAGGCAGTCAGGAGCTTCAGATGAAGTATATGGATGTGATCCACAAACTTTTCTGTGAAGTGAATCCTATCCCTGTTAAGAGAGCCATGGCAGAGCTTGGATACGGAGCCAATGCCGTAAGAAGACCTCTCACGGAGATGGAAGAAGACCATGCCCAGGAACTGATCGAAGCTATGAAAAAAGTAGGAATTCTTTAA
- a CDS encoding single-stranded DNA-binding protein, with translation MTEKGINNNQVEVAGEIISTFEYSHEIFGEGFYMVKLLVNRLSEATDEIPLMISERLVDVTKDCRGKYLRAFGQFRSYNKHEENHNHLILSVFVRDLEFLDSMEDVKPNQIQLDGFICKQPVYRMTPLGREICDILLAVNRSYGKSDYIPCICWGRNARFAGSLEIGARIELVGRIQSREYQKRISEFEVVKRTAYEVSVNKLEMKVLEEE, from the coding sequence ATGACAGAAAAAGGAATCAATAATAATCAAGTGGAGGTAGCGGGCGAGATCATATCCACCTTTGAATACAGCCATGAGATTTTTGGTGAAGGTTTTTATATGGTCAAACTTTTAGTAAACAGGTTAAGCGAAGCGACTGATGAAATACCATTGATGATTTCCGAACGTTTAGTGGATGTGACAAAAGACTGCCGGGGCAAATATTTAAGGGCTTTCGGACAGTTCCGCTCTTATAACAAGCATGAAGAAAACCATAATCATCTGATTTTATCTGTCTTTGTCAGGGATCTGGAATTTCTGGATTCCATGGAAGACGTGAAGCCGAATCAGATCCAGCTGGACGGATTTATCTGTAAACAGCCGGTTTACCGGATGACACCTCTCGGACGGGAGATCTGTGACATCCTGCTGGCTGTGAACCGTTCATATGGCAAGTCCGATTATATCCCTTGTATCTGCTGGGGAAGGAATGCCAGATTTGCGGGCAGCCTGGAAATCGGAGCCAGGATTGAACTGGTGGGAAGGATCCAGAGCCGTGAATACCAGAAAAGGATCAGTGAATTTGAGGTTGTTAAGAGAACGGCCTATGAAGTTTCTGTGAACAAACTTGAAATGAAGGTTCTTGAAGAAGAGTAA
- the typA gene encoding translational GTPase TypA, with protein sequence MVREDIRNIAIIAHVDHGKTTLVDELLKQSGTFRENQAVEERVMDSNDIERERGITILSKNTGVRYNDVKINIIDTPGHADFGGEVERVLKMVNGVVLVVDAFEGPMPQTKFVLKKALELDLSVIVCVNKVDRPEARPHEVVDEVLELLMELDADDKQLDCPFVFASAKGGYAVTDLDNEQKDMKPLFDTIIEHIEAPEGDPEKPTQVLISTIDYNEYVGRIGVGKVDNGSIKVNQEYMVVNAHEEEKQQKVRITKLYEFEGLNKVDVKEAGIGSIVAISGISDIHIGDTICDLEEPVAIPFQKISEPTIAMQFMVNDSPLAGQEGKFVTSRHLRDRLFRELNTDVSLRVEESDSTDSYKVSGRGELHLSVLIENMRREGYEFAVSKAEVLYKEDENGKKLEPMEIAVVDVPEEFSGAVIDKLSQRKGELQGMSSAKGGYSRLEFSIPSRGLIGYRGEFLTDTKGNGILNTVFDGYGPYKGDIQYRKQGSLIAYETGETVTYGLFAAQERGTLFVGAGEKVYSGMVIGQNGKAEDVEVNVCKTKKLTNTRASGSDDSLKLSPPKILSLEQALEFIDTDELLEITPENIRIRKKILDPTMRKRQAYKKK encoded by the coding sequence ATGGTAAGAGAAGATATTAGAAATATTGCGATTATTGCCCATGTCGATCATGGAAAGACCACATTGGTGGATGAACTGTTAAAACAGAGCGGTACCTTCCGCGAAAATCAGGCAGTGGAAGAAAGAGTCATGGACTCTAACGATATTGAGCGGGAACGCGGTATCACGATTTTGTCGAAAAATACCGGAGTCCGTTATAATGATGTAAAGATCAACATTATTGATACACCGGGGCATGCTGATTTCGGAGGCGAAGTAGAGCGTGTGTTAAAGATGGTAAACGGTGTTGTACTTGTTGTGGATGCCTTTGAGGGTCCCATGCCTCAGACAAAGTTTGTCTTGAAAAAAGCATTGGAGCTGGATCTGTCAGTGATCGTATGTGTCAATAAGGTAGACCGGCCGGAGGCAAGACCTCACGAGGTAGTGGATGAGGTTCTGGAATTGCTGATGGAGTTGGATGCTGACGATAAGCAGTTAGATTGTCCGTTTGTGTTTGCATCCGCAAAGGGCGGATATGCAGTCACTGATCTGGATAACGAACAGAAGGATATGAAGCCTTTGTTTGATACGATCATTGAACACATTGAAGCTCCGGAGGGAGATCCGGAAAAACCAACCCAGGTACTGATCAGTACCATTGACTACAATGAATATGTGGGAAGGATCGGTGTCGGTAAAGTGGACAACGGTTCTATCAAGGTTAACCAGGAATATATGGTGGTCAATGCCCATGAGGAAGAAAAGCAGCAGAAGGTCCGCATCACCAAATTATACGAATTTGAGGGACTTAACAAAGTGGATGTGAAGGAGGCAGGGATTGGTTCTATCGTGGCAATCTCTGGAATCTCTGATATCCACATTGGGGATACGATCTGTGACCTGGAGGAGCCTGTGGCCATCCCATTTCAGAAGATCTCAGAGCCTACCATTGCCATGCAGTTCATGGTCAATGACAGCCCATTGGCGGGACAGGAAGGCAAGTTTGTGACAAGCAGACATTTAAGAGACCGTCTGTTCCGGGAATTGAATACGGATGTCAGCCTGAGAGTGGAAGAGAGTGATTCAACCGACAGCTATAAGGTGTCCGGACGTGGAGAACTCCATTTATCCGTCCTGATTGAAAATATGCGCCGTGAAGGCTATGAGTTTGCAGTGAGCAAGGCTGAGGTCCTATATAAAGAAGACGAGAACGGCAAAAAACTGGAGCCTATGGAGATCGCCGTCGTGGACGTTCCAGAAGAGTTCTCAGGGGCCGTAATAGATAAGTTAAGCCAGAGAAAAGGGGAACTTCAGGGAATGAGTTCAGCCAAGGGCGGTTATTCCCGGCTGGAATTCTCTATTCCGTCCAGAGGTTTGATCGGCTACCGGGGTGAGTTTCTCACCGATACAAAGGGCAATGGTATCTTAAACACAGTTTTCGACGGTTATGGACCTTATAAGGGGGACATCCAGTACCGCAAGCAGGGTTCATTGATCGCCTATGAAACAGGTGAGACTGTAACCTATGGCTTATTTGCGGCCCAGGAAAGAGGAACCTTGTTTGTGGGAGCCGGCGAGAAGGTTTACAGCGGTATGGTCATCGGCCAGAACGGAAAGGCTGAGGATGTAGAAGTGAATGTCTGCAAGACCAAGAAGCTCACCAATACCCGTGCCTCAGGTTCCGATGATTCACTGAAGCTTTCACCACCTAAAATCTTAAGCCTGGAACAGGCTCTGGAGTTCATTGACACGGACGAACTGCTGGAGATTACACCGGAAAATATCAGGATCCGAAAGAAGATTTTGGACCCTACAATGAGGAAAAGACAGGCATATAAGAAAAAATAA
- the thyA gene encoding thymidylate synthase yields the protein MSYADTLFMNMCRDILENGTSTEGEKVRPKWPDGTPAYTLKQFGVVNRYDLSKEFPALTLRKTFVKSAVDELLWIWQRKSNNIHDLKSHVWDEWADEDGSIGKAYGYQMQVKHQYAEGMMDQVDRVIYDLKHNPYSRRIMTNIYVHQDLHEMNLYPCAYSMTFNVTKKPGHDKLVLNGILNQRSQDILAANNWNVVQYSVLIYMLAQVCDMEPGEFVHVIADAHIYDRHIPIIRELIQRPVYDAPKFSLNPDVKDFYEFTLDDIKIEDYKAGEQIKDIPIAI from the coding sequence ATGAGTTATGCAGATACATTGTTTATGAATATGTGCAGGGACATTTTAGAGAATGGCACCAGCACAGAGGGGGAGAAGGTCAGGCCTAAATGGCCGGACGGGACACCTGCCTACACTTTGAAGCAGTTTGGTGTGGTCAACCGCTATGATTTATCCAAAGAGTTTCCGGCTCTGACACTGAGGAAGACGTTTGTGAAGTCTGCGGTAGATGAACTGCTTTGGATCTGGCAGAGGAAGTCTAACAATATTCACGACTTAAAGAGCCATGTGTGGGATGAATGGGCAGATGAAGACGGATCGATCGGTAAGGCGTACGGTTATCAGATGCAGGTGAAGCATCAGTATGCGGAAGGTATGATGGACCAGGTGGACAGGGTGATCTATGATCTGAAGCATAATCCCTACAGCCGCAGGATTATGACAAATATTTATGTGCACCAGGATCTGCATGAGATGAACCTTTATCCGTGTGCCTACAGTATGACATTTAATGTGACGAAGAAACCGGGACATGACAAGCTGGTGCTGAACGGTATTCTCAACCAGAGATCCCAGGACATCCTGGCGGCAAACAACTGGAATGTTGTTCAGTACTCTGTCCTGATCTATATGCTGGCTCAGGTGTGCGATATGGAGCCGGGTGAGTTTGTCCATGTGATCGCAGATGCCCACATCTATGACCGGCATATCCCGATTATCAGGGAATTGATCCAGCGGCCGGTCTATGATGCACCGAAGTTTTCCCTGAATCCTGATGTGAAGGATTTTTATGAGTTTACACTGGACGACATTAAGATAGAAGATTACAAGGCGGGAGAACAGATCAAAGATATTCCCATCGCCATATAG
- the upp gene encoding uracil phosphoribosyltransferase: MNENVTVFSHPLIKHKISQLRDETCKTKEFRALVEEISMLMGYEVLRDLEMEEIEIKTPLETTMAPIIKGKKLALVPILRAGLGMTGGILSLVPSAKVGHVGMYRDEETLEPKEYYCKLPEGIDQRMILIVDPMLATGGSADAAVQFVKQKGGKQIKFVSIIAAPEGVKRLSKAHPDIQIYCGEIDRELNENGYILPGLGDAGDRIFGTK; this comes from the coding sequence ATGAACGAGAATGTAACTGTTTTCAGCCATCCGCTGATCAAGCATAAGATATCCCAGCTCAGGGATGAAACATGCAAAACAAAGGAATTCAGAGCTTTAGTGGAAGAAATTTCTATGCTTATGGGATATGAGGTGCTCAGGGACCTTGAAATGGAAGAAATAGAGATCAAGACACCTCTGGAGACGACCATGGCGCCGATCATAAAAGGGAAAAAACTGGCCTTGGTCCCGATCTTAAGGGCAGGACTTGGCATGACCGGCGGGATCCTGTCCCTGGTACCTTCCGCAAAGGTGGGACATGTGGGGATGTACAGGGATGAAGAGACACTGGAGCCTAAGGAATATTACTGTAAGCTTCCGGAAGGCATTGACCAAAGAATGATCCTTATTGTAGATCCTATGCTGGCCACAGGAGGATCAGCAGATGCCGCAGTACAGTTCGTAAAGCAGAAAGGCGGAAAACAGATTAAGTTTGTTTCCATCATTGCGGCGCCGGAGGGAGTAAAGCGTCTGTCAAAAGCACATCCGGATATCCAGATCTACTGCGGAGAGATCGACAGGGAACTGAATGAAAACGGTTACATTCTCCCGGGACTTGGAGATGCCGGAGACCGGATTTTCGGAACAAAATGA
- the hisC gene encoding histidinol-phosphate transaminase: MKSWRDSVRNVVPYTPGEQPKEDGVIKLNTNENPYPPSPKVLEAMKEITNLRKYPDPAVSDLTEALSSYYRIDSSEVFVGVGSDDVLAIAFLTFFNSDVPVFFPDITYSFYDVWADLFQIPFERKPLNEKFEICAQDYYGENGGVIFPNPNAPTGALLELETVRDILDHNREVLVIVDEAYIDFGGESALSLIHDYDNLLVVQTYSKSRSLAGLRIGYAMGNRELIKAMSDVKYSFNSYTMNEPSIVMGTAAIKDEEYFQDTRNKIIKTREWFQEELRELGFSFADSKANFVFAAHESIPARELFEAAKKEKIYVRYFDKPRINNYLRISIGTDEEMQALVRFFKSMMNK; the protein is encoded by the coding sequence ATGAAGTCTTGGAGAGATAGTGTAAGAAATGTGGTTCCGTATACGCCAGGGGAACAGCCCAAGGAAGATGGCGTGATCAAGCTTAACACCAATGAAAACCCGTATCCCCCGTCTCCTAAGGTTCTGGAGGCAATGAAAGAAATTACAAATTTAAGAAAATATCCGGATCCGGCGGTATCTGACTTGACGGAAGCTTTGAGTTCGTATTATAGGATTGACAGCAGTGAAGTGTTTGTGGGAGTGGGCTCCGATGATGTTTTGGCCATTGCCTTTCTGACCTTTTTTAATTCGGACGTTCCTGTTTTCTTCCCTGACATTACCTATTCCTTTTATGATGTCTGGGCAGATCTGTTCCAGATACCGTTTGAGAGAAAACCGCTGAATGAGAAATTTGAGATCTGCGCTCAGGATTATTACGGTGAAAACGGGGGAGTGATTTTCCCGAATCCCAATGCCCCCACAGGAGCACTGCTGGAACTTGAGACGGTCAGGGATATTTTAGACCATAACAGGGAAGTACTGGTGATCGTGGACGAAGCCTATATTGATTTCGGGGGAGAAAGCGCATTGAGCCTAATCCATGACTATGACAACCTTCTTGTGGTGCAGACGTACTCTAAATCCCGTTCCCTTGCGGGACTTAGAATCGGCTATGCCATGGGAAACCGGGAACTGATCAAGGCTATGAGTGATGTGAAATACTCTTTTAATTCTTATACAATGAATGAGCCGTCAATCGTCATGGGCACGGCAGCCATTAAAGATGAGGAATATTTTCAGGATACAAGAAACAAGATCATAAAGACCAGGGAATGGTTTCAGGAAGAGCTGAGAGAGCTGGGCTTTTCATTTGCGGACTCCAAGGCAAATTTTGTGTTTGCGGCCCATGAATCGATACCGGCCAGGGAGTTGTTTGAGGCGGCAAAAAAAGAAAAAATTTACGTCCGTTATTTTGATAAACCGAGAATCAATAATTATCTAAGAATATCCATTGGAACGGATGAAGAAATGCAGGCTCTTGTAAGATTCTTTAAATCAATGATGAATAAATAG